Proteins found in one Ktedonobacteraceae bacterium genomic segment:
- a CDS encoding DUF3800 domain-containing protein translates to MSATFNIYCDESCHLQNDRQKVMVLGAVWCPLEKTREIAIRIREIKRRHGLSLNFEIKWSKVSPAKQLFYMDLLDYFFDDDDLHFRALIVADKSKLRHQDFAQDHDTWYYKMYFDLLKVLLLPQAEYSIYLDIKDTRSATKIAELHEVLSNNMYDYERKIIKRIQTVRSHEIEQIQLADLLIGIVGYANRNLNTNQAKLALVERMRYRSHYSLTKTTLLREDKVNLFRWEAR, encoded by the coding sequence ATGAGTGCTACTTTTAACATCTATTGTGATGAAAGTTGCCATCTACAAAATGATCGTCAAAAGGTCATGGTTTTGGGTGCTGTATGGTGTCCGTTAGAAAAGACCAGGGAAATTGCCATACGTATTCGTGAAATTAAAAGACGTCACGGACTTTCACTTAATTTTGAGATTAAATGGTCCAAGGTTTCTCCTGCTAAACAATTATTTTATATGGATTTATTGGATTATTTTTTTGATGACGATGACCTACATTTTCGGGCTTTGATAGTTGCTGATAAATCAAAATTGCGTCATCAGGATTTCGCACAAGATCATGATACATGGTATTACAAAATGTATTTTGATCTATTAAAGGTTTTGCTTTTACCTCAGGCAGAATATAGTATTTACCTCGATATTAAAGATACTAGAAGTGCTACTAAAATTGCTGAGCTACATGAGGTTCTTTCTAACAATATGTATGATTATGAGCGCAAGATCATTAAACGTATTCAAACTGTCCGCTCACATGAGATTGAGCAAATACAATTGGCAGATCTATTGATTGGAATTGTGGGTTATGCAAATCGCAATCTCAATACCAATCAAGCTAAATTGGCTCTTGTTGAGAGAATGCGCTATAGGTCACATTATAGCCTCACGAAAACGACCTTACTACGTGAAGATAAAGTGAATTTATTCCGCTGGGAGGCGAGGTAA
- a CDS encoding ABC transporter ATP-binding protein — protein MTDESLSTFVTLATAPAIIQLEGAEVVLGGRTIWKNVNLSVQPGEFLAILGPNGAGKSTLLKAILGLIPLSQGSLSIFGHPARRGNAAIGYVPQRRHFDADIRVRGRSIVRLGLDGSNWGLPLPFLQPRKARDATRRVQEAIDLVGAGAYADRPIGELSGGEQQRLLIAQALVTRPQILALDEPLESLDLKNQQGVAGVIRQISQETGAAVLLVAHDVNPILPAVDRVVYVANGQVAVGTPEEVITTETLSRLYQTPVEVLRTSDGRIVVVGQPAEEANHYARPLR, from the coding sequence ATGACTGATGAATCACTTTCCACTTTCGTCACACTGGCTACCGCTCCGGCAATCATTCAGTTGGAGGGGGCAGAGGTTGTGCTGGGTGGGCGCACCATCTGGAAGAACGTGAATCTTTCCGTACAGCCAGGAGAATTCCTTGCCATCCTTGGCCCCAATGGAGCCGGCAAGTCGACGCTGCTCAAAGCTATCCTTGGACTGATTCCACTGTCCCAGGGCAGTCTGTCTATATTCGGCCACCCGGCGCGGCGTGGCAACGCGGCTATCGGCTACGTTCCACAGAGACGACATTTTGATGCTGATATCCGGGTACGCGGTCGCAGTATCGTGCGATTAGGGCTGGATGGGAGCAACTGGGGCTTGCCCCTGCCATTTCTCCAGCCCCGCAAGGCGCGTGATGCTACACGGCGCGTTCAGGAAGCCATCGACCTCGTGGGAGCCGGCGCCTATGCCGACCGGCCCATTGGAGAGCTTTCGGGCGGCGAGCAGCAACGGCTGCTCATTGCGCAGGCACTGGTCACACGACCACAAATCCTGGCGCTGGACGAGCCGCTAGAAAGCCTGGATTTGAAAAACCAGCAAGGCGTCGCAGGCGTGATCCGGCAGATCAGCCAGGAAACGGGGGCAGCGGTGCTACTGGTCGCGCACGATGTCAATCCCATCCTACCGGCTGTTGATCGCGTGGTGTACGTGGCAAACGGGCAGGTTGCCGTGGGAACACCGGAAGAAGTCATCACCACGGAGACACTCTCGCGGCTCTACCAGACACCTGTTGAAGTGCTGCGTACCAGCGACGGACGCATTGTGGTAGTGGGACAACCGGCAGAGGAGGCAAATCACTATGCACGCCCTCTTCGCTGA
- a CDS encoding metal ABC transporter permease, translating into MHALFADGISLSWNPVIDLQILLQFHFMQNAYLAGTLVAIGAGIMGYFMVLRSQSFAGHSLSNVGFAGATGAALFGIPAVVGLFIAGLGAAIGIQALNVGERQSRQSDIAVGAVLTASLALGFLFIHLNTSEYAASVYDVLFGNILGIRDADVNVIVWATIALLGILAWIARPLFFASLDPDVAAARGVPVRALAFGYLALLALVVALAVQIVGVLLIFALLVTPAAIAQYMTTRPAIAVIVAVILALIFTWLGLAVGYFTPYPVSFFITTFAFGTYLLVRGARFVLDWRGQRAFVSRTAQIGGEA; encoded by the coding sequence ATGCACGCCCTCTTCGCTGATGGGATATCGCTCTCCTGGAACCCGGTCATCGATCTCCAGATATTGCTGCAGTTTCACTTCATGCAAAACGCCTACCTCGCCGGTACGCTGGTTGCCATCGGCGCGGGGATTATGGGCTATTTTATGGTACTGCGCAGCCAGAGCTTCGCGGGACACAGCCTCTCCAATGTCGGTTTCGCCGGGGCGACCGGAGCGGCCCTGTTCGGGATTCCGGCGGTCGTGGGCCTCTTTATCGCGGGCCTTGGAGCCGCCATCGGCATCCAGGCGCTCAACGTAGGAGAGCGACAGAGCCGCCAGAGCGATATCGCGGTAGGGGCCGTTCTTACCGCCTCGCTCGCGCTGGGTTTCCTCTTCATTCACCTGAATACCTCGGAGTACGCGGCCAGCGTCTACGATGTGCTGTTCGGTAACATCCTGGGCATTCGCGATGCTGATGTAAATGTGATCGTCTGGGCAACTATTGCCCTGCTTGGCATCCTGGCCTGGATTGCCCGGCCCTTATTCTTTGCCTCGCTCGATCCCGATGTTGCTGCCGCGAGAGGCGTACCGGTTCGCGCTCTCGCCTTCGGCTACCTGGCGCTGCTGGCGCTCGTGGTTGCGCTGGCCGTGCAGATAGTGGGCGTGCTGCTTATCTTCGCCCTACTGGTCACGCCCGCGGCCATCGCGCAATACATGACTACGCGCCCTGCCATAGCCGTGATTGTAGCGGTTATACTGGCCCTCATCTTCACGTGGCTGGGACTGGCCGTGGGCTACTTCACGCCCTATCCGGTCAGCTTTTTTATCACGACTTTCGCTTTCGGGACATACCTCCTGGTGCGTGGCGCCCGCTTCGTGCTTGATTGGAGAGGACAGCGCGCATTTGTATCGCGTACAGCGCAGATAGGGGGTGAGGCATGA
- a CDS encoding Fur family transcriptional regulator, with protein MGIEDQIRTAFDEVGQRNTRPRQLIAERLQALAASGADFTTDELWQQLREVEPRLGRATVYRSVEMLFSAGLLDRIEFADGTHHYRVCGGNHHHHLTCTDCHRVVEVNICLPREQLAALENQTDFAIEGHSLSIFGRCPDCRKHAEKI; from the coding sequence ATGGGGATCGAGGACCAGATACGTACAGCATTCGACGAGGTGGGACAGCGCAACACGCGCCCGCGCCAGCTTATCGCGGAACGACTGCAAGCGCTCGCAGCCAGTGGGGCCGATTTCACAACCGATGAATTGTGGCAGCAGCTGCGCGAGGTTGAGCCGCGCCTTGGGCGGGCAACTGTCTACCGCTCGGTCGAAATGCTTTTCAGCGCGGGCCTGCTCGACCGCATCGAGTTTGCCGACGGGACACACCACTACCGCGTCTGCGGCGGCAATCATCATCATCACCTGACCTGCACTGATTGTCACCGCGTGGTCGAAGTAAACATCTGCCTTCCCAGAGAGCAACTGGCCGCGCTTGAGAACCAGACCGACTTTGCCATCGAGGGGCATTCCCTCAGCATCTTTGGCCGCTGCCCCGACTGCCGCAAGCACGCGGAGAAAATCTGA
- a CDS encoding alpha/beta fold hydrolase, giving the protein MKDSGKTTSSLQKRPHRRIVKVVLIALLVLIFLAVAAIGGVSFYFSNAILEVIHYTPTYAITVDAVGAKVITLQRNSSTLAPGVFEIEWPAGQAIVGPILSSNASTVTRQFMQTTGSLAPGTKVYWNRRVYAGKFMDSLGLTINNVQIPDPLGPMPAWYVAGKLSTWAILVHGRGVTREETLRVFQPLAHLGLPLLAISYRNDLGSPASPDGYDHFGDTEWQDLEAGVKYALAHGAQHLVLYGWSQGGAIVEAFVHRSSYTSYIQALVLDAPILDLRSTLAFQAQMLSVPGFIDPIAEEVATIRGGLNFDALDQLQLPQPAIPVLLFHGESDTTTPIGVSDAFAKAHLAIVTYIRVPHTDHTEAWNTDPKAYDAELTSFLTQKLHLVES; this is encoded by the coding sequence ATGAAAGACTCAGGCAAGACTACTTCGTCCCTCCAGAAGCGACCGCACCGGCGTATTGTCAAGGTCGTACTGATAGCTCTTCTCGTTCTCATCTTTCTTGCAGTAGCGGCAATTGGTGGCGTCAGTTTCTACTTCTCCAACGCCATCCTTGAGGTGATCCATTACACTCCTACCTATGCTATAACTGTGGACGCGGTCGGCGCGAAGGTGATCACGCTGCAACGGAACTCCAGCACGCTGGCTCCGGGGGTATTTGAGATCGAATGGCCCGCGGGACAGGCTATCGTAGGCCCGATTCTCTCCTCGAATGCAAGTACTGTGACGCGCCAGTTTATGCAAACCACCGGGTCTCTCGCTCCTGGCACGAAGGTATACTGGAACAGGAGGGTCTACGCGGGCAAATTCATGGACAGCCTGGGATTGACAATCAACAACGTGCAGATTCCTGATCCTCTAGGGCCAATGCCCGCGTGGTATGTTGCCGGCAAACTCTCCACCTGGGCTATCCTGGTACATGGTCGAGGGGTAACACGAGAAGAAACATTGCGCGTTTTTCAACCATTGGCACATCTCGGCCTGCCCCTGCTTGCCATTTCGTATCGCAATGATCTCGGTTCCCCGGCCAGCCCCGACGGCTACGATCATTTCGGCGATACCGAGTGGCAAGACCTGGAAGCCGGTGTCAAGTACGCGCTGGCCCACGGCGCGCAACACCTGGTACTCTACGGCTGGTCACAAGGAGGGGCCATCGTTGAAGCCTTCGTGCATCGCTCATCCTATACATCATATATCCAGGCCCTTGTGCTCGATGCCCCGATTCTCGACCTGCGTTCGACGCTCGCGTTCCAGGCCCAGATGCTTTCAGTACCAGGATTTATCGACCCTATTGCGGAAGAGGTTGCCACCATACGCGGTGGTCTCAATTTCGATGCGCTCGATCAATTGCAATTGCCTCAGCCTGCCATTCCCGTCCTGCTCTTTCACGGTGAAAGTGATACGACGACGCCGATTGGAGTTAGCGATGCTTTTGCGAAAGCCCATCTTGCTATTGTCACATACATTCGCGTTCCACATACGGACCATACTGAAGCCTGGAATACAGACCCGAAAGCCTACGATGCTGAATTGACCTCATTTCTGACGCAAAAGCTGCACCTGGTGGAGTCATAG
- a CDS encoding FixH family protein gives MRVRPIFWCFLAVCCTGVLIFAATLREHSPAILHVYLEQRTPVASGFTTVELHLTDPQGLPIEQAQVLPSAKMTNMDMITNRIHVTAQGQGNYSVQLQLYMTGPWEIRIVANADGFDPQQRTLFVQVE, from the coding sequence ATGCGCGTGCGACCCATTTTCTGGTGTTTTCTTGCTGTATGCTGTACCGGCGTACTGATCTTCGCCGCGACCCTGCGCGAACATTCACCCGCGATCCTGCATGTGTATCTCGAACAGCGAACTCCGGTTGCAAGCGGGTTCACCACTGTGGAACTGCATCTGACAGACCCGCAGGGATTGCCCATTGAGCAGGCACAGGTTTTGCCGAGTGCTAAAATGACTAATATGGACATGATAACGAACCGTATTCATGTCACAGCGCAAGGTCAGGGAAACTACAGCGTGCAGTTGCAATTGTATATGACGGGGCCGTGGGAGATTCGCATTGTAGCCAACGCCGACGGCTTTGATCCCCAGCAACGCACGTTGTTCGTTCAGGTAGAATAA
- a CDS encoding metal ABC transporter permease, whose protein sequence is MNILFASILPPFSLNLWQDVQAILNYDFMRQALLAGTILSLVAGLIGYFVVLRHQVFAGEALSDVAFTGALGGAALGFNPLLSLLVTTIAVALAMGGFGERLRGRDVAVGIVLSWVLGLGVLFLYLFTSQVSGTGTGFSGVTVLFGNILGISTGQLGIIAITSTLAILALLMIARPLLFASLDPDVAAAKGIPVRALGLGFMALLAITVSETTLAVGALLVLALLLLPAAIAQQVTIRPYAALALSGVLAIAMTWIGITIGFYTGYPSSVCISLLAFASYVAVVGGSALARRLNRTISSTGRKEASQAIGS, encoded by the coding sequence ATGAACATACTATTCGCGAGCATCCTGCCCCCTTTCTCGCTGAATCTGTGGCAGGATGTTCAGGCAATACTCAATTACGATTTTATGCGGCAGGCTCTGCTCGCGGGAACCATCTTGAGCCTCGTCGCGGGACTGATCGGCTACTTTGTGGTGCTGCGTCACCAGGTCTTCGCAGGCGAGGCGCTCTCGGATGTGGCCTTCACGGGCGCGTTGGGAGGCGCAGCTCTCGGCTTCAATCCGCTCTTGAGCCTGCTGGTAACGACCATTGCCGTCGCGTTAGCAATGGGCGGCTTCGGTGAGCGACTGCGGGGACGGGATGTAGCCGTTGGGATTGTACTTTCCTGGGTTCTGGGGCTTGGAGTACTTTTCCTGTACCTGTTCACTTCCCAGGTCAGTGGCACTGGAACCGGTTTCTCAGGGGTAACGGTGTTGTTCGGAAACATCCTGGGCATCTCAACCGGCCAGCTAGGCATCATCGCCATCACCAGCACCCTGGCGATACTGGCGCTCCTGATGATCGCGCGCCCATTGCTCTTTGCCTCGCTGGACCCGGATGTAGCGGCGGCAAAAGGCATTCCGGTGCGAGCGCTTGGCCTGGGCTTCATGGCGCTGCTGGCGATTACTGTTAGCGAGACAACGCTGGCGGTAGGGGCGCTGCTGGTACTCGCGCTGCTGTTGTTGCCCGCGGCCATCGCGCAGCAGGTGACCATTCGCCCCTACGCCGCGCTGGCCCTATCCGGCGTGCTCGCAATAGCGATGACCTGGATAGGTATTACGATTGGTTTTTATACAGGATACCCCAGCAGCGTCTGCATCAGCCTGCTGGCTTTCGCAAGCTATGTTGCAGTGGTTGGAGGCAGCGCACTGGCACGAAGGCTCAATAGAACTATATCTTCTACCGGAAGAAAAGAAGCCAGCCAGGCCATTGGCAGCTAA
- the meaB gene encoding methylmalonyl Co-A mutase-associated GTPase MeaB, translated as MQNIVERLLDGDRRALARMVTLIENESPVARRYLAELHQYAGRAHIIGVTGAPGAGKSTLVTHIVRELRRRERKVGVVAVDPTSPFTGGAILGDRIRMMELAGDPNVFIRSMASRGSLGGLSASTRDVVRAMDAAGYDPIIIETVGTGQAEVEVMRAAQTVLVVSAPGMGDEVQAIKAGILEIADIFVVSKADKPGADQTVAELAMLLSLDPQRRLHDKSKPYWRIPVLKTSAIKDQGITQLVDAIEQHRAYLLESGMLGHRSQRQVESEVQALVLHAVVNALKANVSGDEWRQMVEDITKRERDPYSVAKELEERIGLK; from the coding sequence TTGCAGAACATTGTTGAACGGCTGCTCGATGGAGACCGCCGGGCGCTGGCCCGCATGGTAACGCTGATCGAGAATGAATCCCCAGTTGCCCGGCGCTATCTTGCCGAGTTGCACCAGTACGCGGGCCGCGCCCATATCATCGGCGTGACGGGCGCGCCGGGGGCCGGTAAAAGCACATTGGTGACGCACATAGTGCGCGAATTGCGCCGCCGCGAGCGCAAAGTAGGAGTGGTGGCCGTTGATCCGACCAGCCCTTTCACCGGCGGGGCCATTCTGGGCGACCGCATCCGCATGATGGAACTGGCGGGCGACCCCAACGTTTTCATTCGTAGCATGGCCAGTCGTGGCAGCCTGGGAGGGCTATCCGCCTCGACGCGCGACGTGGTGCGCGCCATGGATGCCGCCGGCTACGATCCAATCATCATCGAAACGGTCGGCACCGGGCAGGCCGAGGTCGAGGTGATGCGCGCCGCCCAGACGGTGCTGGTAGTGAGCGCTCCCGGTATGGGTGACGAGGTGCAGGCCATCAAAGCCGGCATCCTGGAGATCGCCGATATTTTCGTCGTCAGTAAAGCGGATAAACCGGGCGCCGATCAGACCGTCGCAGAACTTGCAATGCTCCTGAGCCTCGATCCGCAGCGTCGTCTTCACGATAAATCGAAACCCTACTGGCGTATCCCCGTCCTCAAGACCTCCGCCATCAAAGATCAGGGCATCACGCAGCTCGTAGACGCTATAGAACAGCATCGTGCATACCTGCTGGAGAGTGGCATGCTCGGCCATCGCTCTCAGCGCCAGGTCGAAAGCGAGGTGCAGGCCCTGGTGTTGCACGCGGTAGTCAACGCGCTCAAGGCCAATGTAAGTGGGGATGAATGGCGGCAGATGGTGGAAGATATTACAAAGCGGGAACGCGATCCGTACAGCGTGGCGAAGGAGTTGGAGGAGAGGATAGGGCTGAAGTAA
- a CDS encoding cobalamin B12-binding domain-containing protein, whose translation MAETRPIRVLVAKPGLDGHDRGAKVIARALRDAGMEVIYTGIRQTPEMIVEAAIQEDVDAILMSILSGAHMAIFPKVMELLKENGVDDVLVAAGGILPDEDIPAIKAMGIKGCFGPGTSTEEIIEFVRNNIHADRLKAEV comes from the coding sequence ATGGCTGAGACTCGCCCAATTCGTGTACTAGTCGCCAAGCCGGGCCTGGATGGGCATGATCGCGGTGCCAAAGTCATCGCCCGTGCCCTGCGCGACGCCGGCATGGAAGTCATTTATACAGGTATTCGCCAGACGCCAGAAATGATCGTCGAGGCGGCCATTCAGGAAGACGTAGATGCTATTTTAATGAGCATTCTCTCCGGCGCGCACATGGCCATCTTCCCTAAAGTAATGGAGTTGTTGAAGGAGAATGGCGTGGATGATGTGCTGGTAGCCGCGGGTGGCATCCTGCCGGACGAGGATATCCCTGCCATCAAGGCCATGGGCATCAAGGGGTGTTTTGGACCCGGCACATCGACCGAAGAGATCATTGAATTTGTGCGCAACAACATCCATGCGGATCGCCTGAAAGCGGAGGTCTAG
- the rnc gene encoding ribonuclease III, which yields MDKVDKLDELEALLQVKFHDRSILERALTHHSVCPDTAVHDSYDTLEFLGDAILGAHVVEYIYRHSPDASEGEMTSLKSEAVSRRVLAKIGQDLGLFPYIRVDVANLRTFNERSRDSLCADVLEALVGAIQIDQGAQAAYDFVARIVFPVVEQLSHQTLDSNPKGRLQKIVLQRSGTLPRYRVLEQSGRNNDRLFTVGVFEHEFLLGLGQASSIKEAGRLAAREALEILRAQYDI from the coding sequence ATGGATAAGGTAGATAAGCTGGACGAATTAGAAGCGCTGCTGCAAGTAAAATTTCACGATCGTTCCATCTTAGAACGAGCGCTGACGCACCACTCTGTCTGTCCAGATACGGCTGTGCATGATTCGTATGACACGCTGGAATTTCTCGGCGATGCGATTCTGGGTGCGCATGTTGTGGAATATATCTACCGCCATTCCCCCGATGCCTCGGAAGGCGAGATGACCTCGCTGAAGTCAGAGGCCGTCAGCCGCCGCGTGCTGGCGAAGATCGGGCAGGACCTCGGTCTTTTCCCCTACATTCGTGTGGATGTCGCCAATTTGCGCACCTTTAATGAGCGCTCTCGCGATTCGCTGTGCGCCGATGTGCTGGAAGCGCTGGTAGGGGCAATCCAGATCGACCAGGGAGCGCAGGCGGCCTACGATTTTGTGGCGCGCATCGTTTTTCCCGTCGTCGAGCAATTAAGCCATCAGACCCTCGATAGCAATCCGAAAGGGCGCTTGCAAAAGATTGTGTTGCAGCGTTCTGGCACGCTGCCACGTTATCGCGTGTTAGAGCAGAGCGGGCGCAACAATGATCGCCTGTTTACGGTTGGTGTGTTTGAGCATGAATTTCTGCTGGGCCTGGGTCAGGCCTCGAGCATTAAAGAGGCCGGGCGCCTGGCCGCGCGCGAGGCTCTGGAAATCCTGCGCGCCCAGTACGATATTTGA
- a CDS encoding N-6 DNA methylase gives MAQVGLIQEQFGWYEAGLPLVERKRRGHFSTPPLLVEQILDACGYTPAANLAHLRVLDPACGSGNFLVGAARRLLAFGERTGVSNAECIAMLERNLWGFDPDPVSCFLAEMQLRMVMGNVPASLHIHQADSLVLSWEPCVDLLIANPPYLAARNNDLSGYRSTHRRGQVDSYLLFLNLALSVVRPGGWIGLVLPDPVLARANATGERARLLKEMTVHHLWHLSSVFAAEVGAVVIIAQKRPPTPMHQVAWVREQWARVRVSRQGRPPELRAASLKTSGTVPQSIFMEQPNAELRYLLSSKRGMAIERLRSYLAGASGERKRLASLGEFLSICRGEELGRESPWLGEILEQSPAYRPVLRGGVDIHPYCIPRARWQIAQDAIEKPIQRYLSPKLLVVKSTDHLQATLDLHGHVALQTLYLLHPRDTSSVDTLYFFLALLNSRLLREYVYLLHTAYKWVQPQIEQGVLTRLPVPLVAPEERQQIIERAKRLVDACSAADAVVEWDEHITSMYEELECAICALYDAVLPGLFADKGVMTYG, from the coding sequence ATGGCACAGGTCGGGTTAATACAGGAGCAATTTGGATGGTACGAGGCGGGTTTGCCGCTTGTAGAGCGTAAAAGACGCGGCCATTTTTCAACACCTCCGCTGCTGGTCGAACAAATCCTGGATGCCTGTGGTTATACTCCCGCAGCAAACCTCGCCCACCTGCGCGTACTCGATCCTGCCTGTGGTAGCGGTAATTTTCTCGTGGGTGCCGCGCGCCGCTTACTGGCTTTTGGCGAACGAACCGGTGTGTCGAACGCGGAATGCATTGCCATGCTCGAACGCAACCTGTGGGGATTTGATCCTGACCCGGTCTCGTGTTTTCTGGCCGAGATGCAACTGCGTATGGTAATGGGGAATGTGCCGGCTTCTCTGCATATTCACCAGGCCGATAGCCTGGTGCTCTCATGGGAGCCCTGTGTTGATCTGTTGATCGCCAATCCTCCATATTTAGCCGCCAGGAATAACGACCTCAGCGGCTATCGCTCCACGCACAGGCGAGGTCAGGTCGATAGCTACCTGCTGTTTCTGAATCTGGCACTTTCGGTGGTCAGGCCTGGTGGCTGGATTGGCCTGGTATTGCCCGATCCGGTACTGGCACGTGCGAATGCTACCGGCGAGCGTGCCCGTTTGCTCAAAGAGATGACGGTGCATCATCTCTGGCACCTGTCCAGCGTCTTCGCGGCAGAAGTGGGAGCCGTGGTAATCATTGCACAAAAACGTCCTCCCACCCCGATGCACCAGGTGGCCTGGGTAAGGGAACAGTGGGCACGCGTGAGAGTATCCCGGCAAGGGCGACCACCTGAACTTCGTGCCGCCTCGCTGAAAACCTCTGGTACGGTCCCCCAATCCATTTTCATGGAACAACCGAACGCCGAACTGCGCTATCTTTTGAGCAGCAAGCGGGGCATGGCAATTGAACGCCTGCGCTCCTATCTCGCCGGTGCTTCCGGTGAAAGGAAACGCCTGGCGTCTCTCGGCGAATTTTTATCGATTTGCCGTGGAGAGGAACTTGGCCGCGAGAGCCCATGGTTGGGTGAGATATTGGAGCAGTCGCCTGCCTATCGCCCCGTCCTGCGCGGCGGCGTAGATATCCATCCCTATTGCATACCGCGGGCGCGCTGGCAAATAGCGCAAGATGCTATTGAAAAGCCCATTCAGCGCTACTTATCACCCAAATTGCTGGTAGTGAAGAGTACTGACCACTTGCAGGCGACGCTTGACCTGCATGGACACGTGGCCTTGCAGACACTCTATTTACTGCACCCGCGTGATACAAGTAGCGTCGATACCCTGTATTTTTTCCTGGCGTTGCTCAATTCGCGGCTGCTCCGTGAATATGTATATCTCCTGCATACGGCCTATAAATGGGTGCAGCCGCAGATAGAGCAGGGTGTTTTAACTCGCCTGCCTGTTCCTCTGGTCGCGCCGGAGGAACGGCAGCAGATTATTGAGCGGGCAAAACGCCTGGTCGATGCTTGCAGCGCGGCGGACGCCGTTGTAGAATGGGATGAGCATATTACCAGCATGTACGAGGAACTGGAGTGCGCCATCTGCGCGCTTTACGATGCAGTTTTACCAGGATTATTTGCTGACAAAGGAGTCATGACATATGGCTGA
- a CDS encoding zinc ABC transporter substrate-binding protein, whose translation MFRLHIFTLPRTMAGVALVLLLIASACSTTVSSSGNNSGGQVQVVAVENFWGSIAAQIGGKQVQVTSIIVDPNVDPHSYEPTTADARTMAGAQYVIVNGAGYDPWADRLLQANPVNGRKELNVGDFLGKHAGDNPHMWYNPDYVTAVANKIRDDLKAIDPTAAAAFDQAAQAFLNVGLKQYHDLIASIKAKYSGTPVGATESIFSYMAPALGLNLITPYSYLKAVSEGEDISASDQATVEQQIRQHQIKILVYNSQNTPNNIQALISLAHSNSIPVTTITETLSPAHVTFQAWQSAQLQGIESVLAQATGK comes from the coding sequence ATGTTCCGCTTGCATATTTTCACTTTGCCACGAACCATGGCAGGGGTTGCGCTTGTGCTGCTGCTGATTGCCAGCGCCTGTAGCACGACTGTGAGTTCGTCTGGCAACAATAGTGGCGGACAGGTGCAGGTCGTAGCGGTGGAAAATTTCTGGGGTAGTATCGCGGCCCAGATTGGTGGCAAACAGGTGCAGGTCACGAGCATTATTGTCGATCCTAATGTTGATCCGCACAGCTACGAACCAACCACGGCGGATGCACGAACGATGGCAGGCGCGCAATATGTCATCGTCAACGGCGCTGGCTACGATCCCTGGGCTGACCGGCTCCTGCAAGCCAACCCGGTAAATGGGCGCAAAGAACTGAACGTGGGTGATTTCCTCGGCAAGCACGCCGGAGATAACCCACACATGTGGTATAATCCTGACTATGTGACCGCCGTGGCGAACAAGATTCGCGATGATTTGAAGGCCATCGATCCGACCGCTGCCGCGGCATTTGACCAGGCGGCGCAGGCATTCCTGAACGTTGGTCTCAAGCAGTATCATGACCTGATCGCTTCCATCAAAGCGAAGTATTCCGGCACACCTGTCGGGGCGACCGAAAGCATCTTTTCCTATATGGCACCCGCGCTAGGACTGAACCTTATCACGCCGTATTCCTACCTGAAAGCGGTATCCGAGGGAGAAGATATTTCGGCCTCAGACCAGGCGACCGTCGAACAGCAGATTCGCCAGCATCAGATCAAAATCCTGGTCTATAATTCGCAGAACACGCCTAACAACATACAGGCATTGATTAGCCTGGCGCATTCCAATTCAATTCCCGTAACGACGATCACAGAAACACTATCGCCGGCGCATGTAACATTCCAGGCATGGCAATCGGCGCAATTACAGGGGATAGAAAGCGTCCTGGCTCAGGCTACGGGCAAGTAG